CCCAGGCTTCTTTGTATTTTTTACAGGTTAGCAGCGTCTTTTTTCAGATCTTCTGCTTTATCTGTACGCTCCCATGGTACATTAAGATCATTACGACCAAAATGACCATATGCTGCGGTTTGTTTATAGATCGGACGACGTAGGTCTAATTGCTTAATGATACCTGCTGGACGTAGATCAAAGTGTTTACGAACCAATGCTACCAAATCAGATTCCGCAATTTTTCCTGTTCCAAATGTATTTACAGCGATAGATACCGGTTGAGCTACCCCGATTGCATAAGCTACCTGTACTTCACAATGTTCAGCAAGACCTGCTGCTACAATGTTTTTCGCTACATAGCGAGCTGCATAAGCACCAGAACGGTCTACTTTTGTAGGATCTTTACCGGAGAATGCACCACCGCCATGACGAGCGTAACCGCCATACGTATCTACGATGATTTTACGGCCAGTTAAACCAGCATCCCCTTGAGGACCACCGATTACGAAACGACCAGTTGGGTTAATAAAGTATTTCGTTTGATCGTCTAACAGATTTGCAGGAACGATCGGTTTAATTACTTGCTCCATTAGATCCTTTTTAATCTGATCTAGTTCTACTTCTGGAGCATGTTGAGTAGAAATAACAATTGTGTCGATGCGAACTGGCTTATCGCCATCGTATTCAACTGTTACTTGAGTTTTACCATCTGGACGAAGGTATTGAAGCGAACCATTTTTGCGCACTTCTGTCAGACGACGAGCCAATTGGTGAGCCATACTGATTGGTAGAGGCATCAATTCTGGAGTTTCGTTGCAAGCATAACCAAACATTAGACCTTGGTCACCTGCACCGATCGCTTCGATTTCTGCATCAGTCATACTACCTTCACGAGCTTCCAACGCCTGATCAACACCTAGTGCGATATCTGCTGATTGCTCGCCGATTGCAGTAATGACACCGCATGTATCTGCATCAAAACCATATTTTGCACGATCGTAACCAATTTCACGAATCGTATCTCTTACTAGCTTTTGGATATCTACATACGTAGAAGTTGTGATTTCACCTGCCACAAGTACTAAACCAGTGGTAACAGATGTCTCGCATGCTACACGAGCATTTGGATCTTTCGATAAGATCGCATCAAGAATAGAATCAGAGACTTGGTCACAAATCTTATCTGGATGTCCTTCAGTAACGGACTCAGATGTAAACAAGCGACGCCCTTTTTGCAATTCCATACTAAAAACCTCCTTCAACTGGAAACATGATATATAATATGTTTGCCGAGCCAGGTTTCCATCACGACAAAAAGAAAAACCTTTCCCTTCGTTGAGGAAAAGGTTGCTTTTCTAGTGCGTTCCTTAACCCTCTTATCGGCCAGAGTGAGTCTAACTATTTAAATAGTTATCCTTTCTCTGCTGGTTAGCACCGCTCAAAACGGTTGCCGGGCTTCATGGGGCCAGTCCCTCCGCCTACTCTGGATAAGAGTAATATCCATGATTTATAGAATAATCTTTTTTTAGAAGGGTGTCAATGTACTTCAGTAAAATAATCCGATATTTTACAATTGGAATGATTTAGCTAAAACGGTAACCATTTCTCCTCGCTTTACCGGACGCTCCGGCTTAAAGGTTCCATCCTGATAACCATGTAACCAACCATAGCGTGAAAGGGTCTCTATTGCAGCCACCGCCCAATGTGAATTAGGCACATCCCGATAAGAAATACTAGACGATTTTGATACGTTTAGTTTCTTAGCACGCGCAATCATCAAAGCCATCTCTGCTCGATTAACAGATCGATCCGGTTCAATTTTTCCGTTGAAGCCGTTCATAATCCCCAATTGTGACGCCTGTAATAGACTCTCATACGCCCAATGCTTTTTGTTTAAATCCTTATAGGTATTAGTACCCACTCGACCAACAGGTATCTTTTTGGCCTTCATCGAACGTAGAAGCATATCTGCAAACTCAGCTCGTGTCATATTTGCATCTGGACGGAAACTATACGTATTAGGTACCGTAATAACCCCACGTTGAGTTAAGCGCCCTATATCATTTCTAGCCCAATGCCCATGTATGTCTCGAAAACCTCCATACATTTCCTGACGAGTTAACGTAAATCGATATGCATCATAACGAAATGGTGTGGTGCTGGTTAGCTTCAGATAGTATGTGCCTGCAGCTAATTTCCGTTCAAAGACGATGCTATTATCTTGTCCAGAAACCTTTTCCGCTCGAATCGCATATTTCATATCGCGACTATCATAAATACTCATCATGATCTTAACCTGTGGCGGTACATAAGGTGCTCGAATAGTAACGTACGTTTCTTTTGGTATCGAAAATGTAAACCAATCGTTATCTGCTTCCGAAGAAATTGTTCCCGTAATCAAACTGTTATCCCCTAGTTTTGTAGCTAAACGATACGTGTCGTTTGGTTCGTTTGGGTCTTTTCGTTCCGGCATATAATTTAGCTGAAAAAAGTACTCCCCGCTCACAGCAGCAGGATAGCTGTTCTGAATTTGGAACAAATAGCGACCTGGTGTAACATTCATCTCTAAGCTTTCTAACGGATCGGTTGCTGAGCTACTATCAAGAAATATTCCGCCAGATGTCTTATCACGTTCTTTACGTACCCTAATTTGTGGGTCTAATCGTAGTGTATCTGTATCCACGCGCAGATAAAGCTTACCTGGATCACGTACAAAATAGGAATACCAATCAACATCCTGTGCTGTATGAAAATTTCCCTTGATCTCAATATTATTACCAGGAGGCAAGGGTCGGACTTGATCAATACTATTATTTGGCTCATATCGATCAGGCGCAATGGAAAAACGGTTCGTAATCGTGTAGTGAACCGTGCCAGATATCGCAGATCGTTGGAAATGAATGTGAACCTTCCCTGGCTTAACCGCAATTGTTGCAGTTGTCTTATTTCCAAAATAGTACGTATCTTGAGGCTTTCCATCCTGATAAACGCTAGCGGCCAATGGAGCAGGGGTATCCACCGATACGTCTGCTTTTAATTCTAAGGTTCCCTCATATGGAATATCGGTGTAAAACCAATCGCTCTTATCTTTATCGCTCAGAGAACCGCGGATTTGGCTTTCCATTGGGAATGCGGCCGCTGTACTCTGTGTATTGTTGGGTTCATTTATATCATCAGGTAGTCTACTCATTACTGCCTTCTGAACATTTAAAAGCCCATAACCTGTTCGTTTATCCCATCTAGCTCCATGTAATTTGGTTGCTGAGTGGTACAAAAGCTGTCGTACTTCTAACGGTTTCATCTTTGGGTTTCTCGCAAGAATTAGCGCCGCTGCACCGGCTACCTGAGGAGCTGCTGCAGAGGTACCCTTCATAGAATCATACCCGCCACCTCTTGCTGTCGTGTACACATTCACACCTGGAGCCACCAGATTAATTTCTGGTCCAAAATTAGAACGACTATGGATGGCATTAGAGTTAGTAACAGCGCCAACTGCGATTACCGTCGGAAAAGCAGCAGGATAGTTAACACGACTACCTTCATTTCCAGAAGCCGCTACAACAACAACTCCTCGGCCCTCCGCAAAATCTATTGCATCTTCCAGCGCTTTCGAATAATACAGTGTGCTGGCTGACATAAGAACAACTTTAGCTCCCTCAGTGACCGCTCGTTTTATTCCCGCTGCTAAACGGTCAGATGACGAAAATCCTTTTTTATCCAAGACTTTGATCGGCAGAATCTTAGCATTCCACAATACCCCTGTTACCCCTAGAGCATTGTTTCCTTTAGCTCCTAATACCCCGATCACATTGGTTCCATGCCCGTTTAGATCCGATGCACTTTCCCCTTGTACCAAATTAATAGTAGGTAACAGATTGTCCTTTAAATCTGGATGAGAAGAGTCCACCCCAGAATCAAGTACTGCAATCTTAATGGTTGTATTGCTGTTGACGATCCCCCAAGCCTCAACCGCTTTAATCTGCGGTAGATGAAGCTGTTTTGAAAAATAAGGATCGTTCGGACTGGTAGATGCCCGCGCAGGTGCCTCACCAATTGTAAAAGTAATTACGGCCATAACCGCTGGAATTATCATTCTTTTTGTCAACTGTGAATATAGCATATGGTGCCCTTTCCTCCTTCTCCTGTAAAGAAGTAAATCAGGAAGGATTAGCGTTCTTAATCTTTCGATTGTTCTTTTATATAGCATAGTATAGGCTTGCTCAAGAGACAACTATTTCCTGCGCCTAAATATTTCCAAATCATTATAGACAAAGACCCCTCTCTTCACGAAAGGGGTCATGGAAAGGATTACTGAATGAATCCCTTGTTATTTTCATGTAATTCTAGCTTCTGAGCTTTTACATCTTTATCCTGTCTTGCATCTGGTACATATGCTTTGCATTTAGACAAGTCTAGCTCTTTGCCTTCTAATGAACTTGCTGGAATATAGAATCCCCATACACGTTGAGTTTTAGGCTTAATATAGAGACTATGCAAACCAAAATGCATACGTGCAATGTCTCTTCCAATCTCATCACGGATATATACAGGTACCTCTGTGAATTCTACACGTTTATCCAAACCATTCATAAAGGCTACAATGACTTTTAAGCCACCATCCTGAACCTGAACTAAATCAATAGCTGTCAACTCTACTTGACCGTCTCGGATCGGGAAAAGGTCTTTTACCTTTTGTATATATGACTCTTCTTCTTCATCCGTTAAGCCATTGTGTTTCTCCACTAGCTTTTCTTCCATCTTATATTGATCTAATCTTTCTTTATCATAGACCATAAATAATTGCGTATCATCTTCAGGCATGAACAAGAAATCATCCCATGTGAAAAGGAATTCGCATGGGCTTGCAGACATATCTTGTAAACCACCCATTGTTAACATCTCAAAGGATTTACGTGCTACTACTTTACCATCAGAAGTAACCAAAGCCAGTGGTAATTTATTTAGCATAATATCCTGATGTGTAGCATTACGAACAAATGTCATTACTAAGAAACCTGTATTTAATACATTAGTAAAGAACGGAAAAATCCCTACCTCATCACGGACAACCGGTGGCAACTCATCGTGAATAAATTGCAACAACTCAACGTCCATCTCTTCCAAATTCTTGGAACCTAAACTATTCAAGTTTAGAAACAATTCCTTGGAAGGGATGCGGTTAGACGATTGTTCAGGCTGCTCAATCCCAGACACACCTAGGTAAAATTCTTTTTGTAGAAATTCATGAATATCCTCACGGGCCTGCTCTAATCCCTGTTTAGAACCAAACCAATTTGCTAATTGCCAACTCATCCTATAACCTCCTGTGCATAAGGCAAGGCGACATGCTATAAGCAGTCACCTTGCACGCTTTTCTCTATAGAACTTCTACATCCAATTCCCAATTGGATTTATTCAATGTTTTATTCATAGTAACAACTTTTGGAGGGAACGCTAATATCCAAGGTTTGCTAGAACCACTCTTCAGACTGATCTTACTTCCGTCCACAATTCCTTCAGCTACTACTTTCTCACTGTTTCGCTCGCGCACTACTACACGCAAAGCCTTTGGTTGAAATGTGTCTTCCAAAGCGCTACGGATTAGCATAGCCACAACTAAACGTCCATCCTCTTTTAAACCAATATCAAAACCAGTGAAACTAACTGTACCCGGAGCCAAGAAAGGAAGATTATATATCATATTTTCCAAACGATCCTTTTGAGTTACGGTCAATCGCTTTTCCATAGCTGGATCAATCTCTAAATTTTTTGGCCAGACGAACTCACGTTGTGGCAATCCAATAATCAGTTTCCATTGTCTAACGTCCATGGATTTTTCGTTCGTCACTAGATCTTCTGGGAAAGTAATTTCCCAAGGACGACTACTCATTGGTGGAATCGTTCCAACCGGACTCAGGTCAAATTCGCCTTTAGCAAATAAATGACCTTCAACAGCAATCGCTAGGTCTAATGTACCCATTTCTACCGGTATTGATGAGGCATTACGAATAAATAAAGCTACTGTAACGAAACCTTCACGAGGAATCAAGCTAAATCCTGTGAGTCCTAACGTTCCCTCAGGGATATCCGGCAAGCTATCATTTAAGAAGCGCAAGGTATACTTTTTCTCTTGATCCAGCATTTCATTCCATGCTGTATTAAAAGAAACATCCAGATCGCTTGATTTTAACATTTTTTCCTTCGTTTCTTCAATCCGATTATGCGTAGTCTGAGAAAGGTCTTTCTTCAGATCCTCAGGACTCCGCATCTCATTATCGTTAGTAAACCAATTCTTTAAAAAGTTAAACATAAGATCCCCCTCTTTGCTGTGATACAAAATTCCTATATGATCAATCCCGTTTTAGCGAGGTAATATCTCCATTCAGTGATCAAGAGCTATCTGCCTAACAAAAGGTTAATTCTGAGCAAGCTGCACTTTCCATTGAGATAAATCAACGTTTTCCTTTAGGATGCTCTCTTTTGGAAAAATAAACATCCATGGTTTGCTCGTTTGTGCATTTACAACAAAATCTTTTAACTGGAATACACCCTCTGCTACCTTATCACCTGTGGCATCATAGAGAGCCAGTGGCAATTGTTCAAAAGAGAGATTCTGCGTCGATCCATTACGAATTAAGAGAATTGCCCGAATCATGCCCTCATCGTTTTGCTTCGCCTGAACGCTCTGAACATTTACTTCACCTTCTTTTAACTCAGGAAGCCTTTTTGCCAGTTCAATAAAGTATTTCTTTTGATCGTCAGTTAACGACTTTACCCAAGACTCTTCCAGCTCCAAATTTTTCGGCAGGACCATTTTCTTTTGAGCCAATTCAAAGGAAAGGCTCCAGTTTTGCAAGAGAATATTTGTCGTGATAAAGTGCTCTCTCGTAAACACAAAATTCCACGGTCTAGCATGGAACGCCGGAATTTCTCCAAGCTCACTTAGATCAAATTCTTGTCGAGTAAATAGTTGATCGCCTTCGAACATGATAAGCAAAGTCATTTTTCCCAACAAAACAGGCTTATCGCTTGCATTTCGTACAAAAGCCGCTATTTCAATTCCGTCCTCATGCGGCACCATATTAAAACCGGAGATAGCAATATTGCCCTCTTCCAAAGGCTCTAATTGATTAGCCATGAAGGACATAGAATATTTCTGCATATTATCTAGCTCACGTTCCCATAACGGGTGCAGGGAAAGCTCCGTCACGTGTTTAGCGACGCCAGTTGCTTTTTGTTGTTTAGTGGTCTTCTTGGCTTTCCCATTGTTTTTATCCGAAGCTTGTATATCCGTGTTTGTAACAGGCAACACCGACTGTTCCTTACTTTTAGGCAAAGTAGCAGTGTCTTTTTCATCACCTGACAATATATTTTTCAAAAAGGAAAACATGATTTTTCCGCTCCCACGTGTATAGTATTGTCTACCTATATTCTTATCTTTTCATATTATCATAAGTAACCTTCAAAACACAAAAGCCCATATTTTCCTTAACTCAATCGTTTCAGGCATTCCATTATACCTTGTTCATATGGGGTATGTACAATACGCCCAAGCTCGCGTTCATATTTACTACCATCCAGTTGGATGGTAGATTCTGTAACATACATCATCTCCACCATTTCTCGCATAAAGGGCTGGAACCAGCCTAGCACTGTCATTAATTTGCGCACGATAGGAAGGATGAAATTGTTTCTTCCATTATATAGACGCGCTATCTCCCTGATTTGTTGTGCTGAGATCGTCCCAGCGCCTGGAATATTCCAAGTCGTTCCATACGTATTCGGGCGTTTAGCCAATTGGACAATCGCTTGTGCTGCATCAGGTGTATAGATGTATTCACGCTTGATAGTAGTATCACCAATAAAAATACTGGGCTTCCCTTTCGCCATAGACTCCAACGTAACATGTAAAAAGGTATTAGTAGCGTGCGGACCATAAAAGTCAGGTAAATGAACGAGCATACATGGAGTACCTGACTCATGTGCTTTCCACACAAGCTGTTCCATCTGTAAGCGAATCTTGCCCTTGGTCGTATGTGGTTCTTTAGAGTGCTGTTCATTTACCAGTGGTGCTTTGGCCCTGCCATATGCATAGATGTTGTCGATCACAACTACTTTCGCCCCATGATGCTTGGCGGCAGTTAAGACATTGTGCATTAAAACAGGATGACCTGTTTTCCATTCCGGATAAGGAACACTGACACAATGAAAAATCACATCCACACCTGTAGCAGCTTGTAGTAAATCTTCTAGGCAGTAGGCATCTCCCGTATATAAGGACAGAGTTGGAGAGTAGTCTAATTCTTTTGCTTCCAATTCCCATTCTGCTTGTAATTTCGTCAGCTTTTTATCAGAACGTGCAAAAGCTACCGTATGAATACCATTGCGAAGTAATTCTAAAACTAATTCTGTTCCAATACTACCTGTAGCTCCGAATACCAATGCTTTGTTCATGCTATTCTCTCCTTTTTTAACCAATGGTCAATTAATATTTAAGAAAAAACTCGACTACTGCCGAGTTATTTTTTCGATGGTTTCTTGTTTCATCTATTGTTTATTTTTTAGCTTTCTTTCGCTATTGTTCATGACGTTGCTTATTTACTCAATTCGCTTCATTCAAGCCTCACGCTAGCCAATCAATTGGCTAGCTAGGTATCGTACATGCACCTTTACAAGTGCCTCCACATCTTCATACGTTTGCTTCGTTTGAATATAATGAACGACAAATCCATGTAAAGAGAGGAATATAACCCATGGTATTGTGTACATGTTTCCTATCTTTTGTAGCGTATCTCCCGCTGCTTCCCTTACTAGGCTTGCAAAGGTTTCATAGCAACTGTCCTGTTCTGGCCGAGCGTACTGCTGAGTCTCTGGTTCGTTCGAACAAAACATCATTTCATAATGATGTGGATGGCTAAGACCAAAATGGATGAAGGTCTCCATCAGAGATTCTAATTTATGTTGAGGCTGCCTCTCTGTATCTGTTTGGTCAATTGATTTTTTCATTTGTTCCTGTAACGTACGGTAGTCCTCTTGCACAATAGCATTAAATAGCTCAGCTTTTTCTTTGAAATGATAATAAAGTGACCCGTGGCTATAGCCTAGTTTTTGTGCAATACTTCGCATAGAAACCGCTCGATAGCCTTGTGTTGCAAATAGTT
This is a stretch of genomic DNA from Brevibacillus laterosporus DSM 25. It encodes these proteins:
- the metK gene encoding methionine adenosyltransferase, with protein sequence MELQKGRRLFTSESVTEGHPDKICDQVSDSILDAILSKDPNARVACETSVTTGLVLVAGEITTSTYVDIQKLVRDTIREIGYDRAKYGFDADTCGVITAIGEQSADIALGVDQALEAREGSMTDAEIEAIGAGDQGLMFGYACNETPELMPLPISMAHQLARRLTEVRKNGSLQYLRPDGKTQVTVEYDGDKPVRIDTIVISTQHAPEVELDQIKKDLMEQVIKPIVPANLLDDQTKYFINPTGRFVIGGPQGDAGLTGRKIIVDTYGGYARHGGGAFSGKDPTKVDRSGAYAARYVAKNIVAAGLAEHCEVQVAYAIGVAQPVSIAVNTFGTGKIAESDLVALVRKHFDLRPAGIIKQLDLRRPIYKQTAAYGHFGRNDLNVPWERTDKAEDLKKDAANL
- a CDS encoding SLAP domain-containing protein, giving the protein MFNFLKNWFTNDNEMRSPEDLKKDLSQTTHNRIEETKEKMLKSSDLDVSFNTAWNEMLDQEKKYTLRFLNDSLPDIPEGTLGLTGFSLIPREGFVTVALFIRNASSIPVEMGTLDLAIAVEGHLFAKGEFDLSPVGTIPPMSSRPWEITFPEDLVTNEKSMDVRQWKLIIGLPQREFVWPKNLEIDPAMEKRLTVTQKDRLENMIYNLPFLAPGTVSFTGFDIGLKEDGRLVVAMLIRSALEDTFQPKALRVVVRERNSEKVVAEGIVDGSKISLKSGSSKPWILAFPPKVVTMNKTLNKSNWELDVEVL
- a CDS encoding SLAP domain-containing protein produces the protein MSWQLANWFGSKQGLEQAREDIHEFLQKEFYLGVSGIEQPEQSSNRIPSKELFLNLNSLGSKNLEEMDVELLQFIHDELPPVVRDEVGIFPFFTNVLNTGFLVMTFVRNATHQDIMLNKLPLALVTSDGKVVARKSFEMLTMGGLQDMSASPCEFLFTWDDFLFMPEDDTQLFMVYDKERLDQYKMEEKLVEKHNGLTDEEEESYIQKVKDLFPIRDGQVELTAIDLVQVQDGGLKVIVAFMNGLDKRVEFTEVPVYIRDEIGRDIARMHFGLHSLYIKPKTQRVWGFYIPASSLEGKELDLSKCKAYVPDARQDKDVKAQKLELHENNKGFIQ
- a CDS encoding NAD-dependent epimerase/dehydratase family protein, coding for MNKALVFGATGSIGTELVLELLRNGIHTVAFARSDKKLTKLQAEWELEAKELDYSPTLSLYTGDAYCLEDLLQAATGVDVIFHCVSVPYPEWKTGHPVLMHNVLTAAKHHGAKVVVIDNIYAYGRAKAPLVNEQHSKEPHTTKGKIRLQMEQLVWKAHESGTPCMLVHLPDFYGPHATNTFLHVTLESMAKGKPSIFIGDTTIKREYIYTPDAAQAIVQLAKRPNTYGTTWNIPGAGTISAQQIREIARLYNGRNNFILPIVRKLMTVLGWFQPFMREMVEMMYVTESTIQLDGSKYERELGRIVHTPYEQGIMECLKRLS
- a CDS encoding TetR/AcrR family transcriptional regulator, which produces MAARKAVAKELSREQIVKVARELFATQGYRAVSMRSIAQKLGYSHGSLYYHFKEKAELFNAIVQEDYRTLQEQMKKSIDQTDTERQPQHKLESLMETFIHFGLSHPHHYEMMFCSNEPETQQYARPEQDSCYETFASLVREAAGDTLQKIGNMYTIPWVIFLSLHGFVVHYIQTKQTYEDVEALVKVHVRYLASQLIG
- a CDS encoding S8 family peptidase translates to MLYSQLTKRMIIPAVMAVITFTIGEAPARASTSPNDPYFSKQLHLPQIKAVEAWGIVNSNTTIKIAVLDSGVDSSHPDLKDNLLPTINLVQGESASDLNGHGTNVIGVLGAKGNNALGVTGVLWNAKILPIKVLDKKGFSSSDRLAAGIKRAVTEGAKVVLMSASTLYYSKALEDAIDFAEGRGVVVVAASGNEGSRVNYPAAFPTVIAVGAVTNSNAIHSRSNFGPEINLVAPGVNVYTTARGGGYDSMKGTSAAAPQVAGAAALILARNPKMKPLEVRQLLYHSATKLHGARWDKRTGYGLLNVQKAVMSRLPDDINEPNNTQSTAAAFPMESQIRGSLSDKDKSDWFYTDIPYEGTLELKADVSVDTPAPLAASVYQDGKPQDTYYFGNKTTATIAVKPGKVHIHFQRSAISGTVHYTITNRFSIAPDRYEPNNSIDQVRPLPPGNNIEIKGNFHTAQDVDWYSYFVRDPGKLYLRVDTDTLRLDPQIRVRKERDKTSGGIFLDSSSATDPLESLEMNVTPGRYLFQIQNSYPAAVSGEYFFQLNYMPERKDPNEPNDTYRLATKLGDNSLITGTISSEADNDWFTFSIPKETYVTIRAPYVPPQVKIMMSIYDSRDMKYAIRAEKVSGQDNSIVFERKLAAGTYYLKLTSTTPFRYDAYRFTLTRQEMYGGFRDIHGHWARNDIGRLTQRGVITVPNTYSFRPDANMTRAEFADMLLRSMKAKKIPVGRVGTNTYKDLNKKHWAYESLLQASQLGIMNGFNGKIEPDRSVNRAEMALMIARAKKLNVSKSSSISYRDVPNSHWAVAAIETLSRYGWLHGYQDGTFKPERPVKRGEMVTVLAKSFQL
- a CDS encoding accessory Sec system S-layer assembly protein yields the protein MFSFLKNILSGDEKDTATLPKSKEQSVLPVTNTDIQASDKNNGKAKKTTKQQKATGVAKHVTELSLHPLWERELDNMQKYSMSFMANQLEPLEEGNIAISGFNMVPHEDGIEIAAFVRNASDKPVLLGKMTLLIMFEGDQLFTRQEFDLSELGEIPAFHARPWNFVFTREHFITTNILLQNWSLSFELAQKKMVLPKNLELEESWVKSLTDDQKKYFIELAKRLPELKEGEVNVQSVQAKQNDEGMIRAILLIRNGSTQNLSFEQLPLALYDATGDKVAEGVFQLKDFVVNAQTSKPWMFIFPKESILKENVDLSQWKVQLAQN